One segment of Trichlorobacter ammonificans DNA contains the following:
- the extS gene encoding selenite/tellurite reduction operon c-type cytochrome lipoprotein ExtS yields MVVRTFLLSVAVLLVAVAAGATARPPDRCLACHPPHYRQQGSCSDCHRGNPAAARKSIAHAGLLAGRYAVFTLPGSPVVKKGERLLEQFACRRCHVSGGRGNRLAASLDAVAAERSPAEIVAAIGNPAEGMPRFAIGDAQLTAVVNGLYYGGTRGKGGEERPRVVFFEKRGAADDLFTRKCGSCHRLLSERLGALGRSDAGPNLSGLLTPHYPRNAGPGVPWTEQRLKDWLYNPRTVRPWSLMQPVRLSDGELHELMRILTVTHRKDPASFR; encoded by the coding sequence TTGGTCGTTCGTACCTTCCTTCTGAGTGTTGCCGTTCTGCTGGTCGCCGTCGCTGCCGGGGCGACTGCCCGGCCGCCCGACCGGTGTCTGGCCTGCCATCCTCCCCACTACCGGCAGCAGGGGAGCTGCAGCGACTGCCATCGCGGCAACCCCGCTGCCGCGCGGAAGAGCATCGCCCATGCCGGCCTGCTGGCGGGACGGTACGCCGTGTTCACCCTGCCCGGTTCGCCGGTGGTCAAAAAAGGGGAGCGGCTCTTGGAGCAGTTCGCCTGCCGGCGCTGTCATGTGAGCGGCGGACGGGGAAACCGGCTGGCTGCGTCACTGGACGCGGTTGCGGCGGAGCGATCACCGGCGGAGATCGTGGCAGCCATCGGGAACCCTGCGGAAGGAATGCCCCGCTTTGCCATTGGTGACGCCCAGCTGACGGCGGTGGTAAACGGACTGTATTATGGCGGGACGCGGGGCAAAGGGGGGGAAGAACGGCCCCGGGTGGTCTTCTTTGAAAAAAGGGGCGCTGCCGACGACCTGTTTACCCGGAAGTGCGGCTCCTGTCACCGGCTGCTGTCGGAACGGCTGGGGGCACTGGGGCGCAGCGATGCGGGGCCGAACCTCTCGGGCCTGCTGACCCCTCATTATCCCCGGAATGCCGGCCCAGGCGTCCCGTGGACCGAACAGCGACTGAAGGACTGGCTGTACAATCCAAGGACGGTACGACCCTGGTCGCTGATGCAACCGGTCCGGCTTTCCGATGGCGAGCTGCATGAGCTGATGCGGATACTGACGGTGACGCACCGGAAGGACCCAGCGTCCTTCCGGTAA
- a CDS encoding MBL fold metallo-hydrolase — translation MQNADLEQAVEISNDIYWVGSGSKSFLSRNSYLRIFKGSGNVANMLIDPGPSSDLNDLITKTTQVLGDISKINMLFINHQDPDVVGNLPYLCKINPRNVVLATEDTWRLVSLNSPQVTFKAVERFKNFRVSLNTQPSHRLQFIPTPFCHFRGACMLYDLESRILFTGDFMGGIAALGLMATEDNWPGIKAFHQLYMPSNEAIRKAVQKIRELTPAPLMLAPQHGGIIQGELIPEFLSRMEELQVGLDIISSLEDKFPMLISAANEIVVVFKELCDEETSRQVLGYFDPDGSYPALVAMSQDGTVTDIKGEPVEVIEALIKVFLRNVPADRQNILKARMTRILLEHNLPPFDLLLAQQEASADFLLDEN, via the coding sequence ATGCAGAATGCAGATCTGGAGCAGGCCGTCGAAATCAGCAACGATATTTACTGGGTCGGATCGGGCAGCAAGTCGTTCCTCAGCCGCAACAGTTACCTGCGCATCTTCAAGGGCAGCGGCAATGTCGCCAACATGCTGATCGATCCCGGCCCCTCAAGCGACCTGAACGATCTTATCACCAAGACGACTCAGGTACTGGGGGATATCTCGAAGATCAACATGCTCTTCATCAACCACCAGGACCCGGATGTGGTGGGCAACCTCCCCTACCTGTGCAAGATCAACCCGCGCAACGTGGTGCTGGCAACCGAGGACACCTGGCGCTTGGTCAGCCTGAACAGTCCCCAGGTCACCTTCAAGGCGGTCGAGCGCTTCAAAAACTTCCGGGTATCCCTGAATACGCAGCCGAGTCACCGCCTGCAGTTCATTCCCACCCCTTTTTGCCACTTCCGCGGCGCCTGCATGCTTTATGACCTCGAATCACGCATCCTCTTCACCGGTGACTTCATGGGCGGCATTGCCGCGCTCGGCCTCATGGCCACTGAAGACAACTGGCCGGGAATCAAGGCGTTCCACCAGCTGTACATGCCCAGTAACGAAGCGATCCGCAAGGCGGTCCAGAAAATCAGGGAGCTGACTCCGGCCCCCCTCATGCTGGCGCCGCAACATGGCGGCATCATCCAGGGGGAACTCATTCCCGAGTTTCTGTCGCGCATGGAAGAACTGCAGGTCGGACTGGACATCATCTCCTCCCTGGAGGACAAGTTTCCGATGCTAATCAGCGCTGCCAACGAAATCGTCGTGGTATTCAAGGAGCTCTGCGACGAAGAGACCAGTCGACAGGTGCTGGGCTACTTTGATCCCGACGGCAGCTACCCGGCACTGGTAGCCATGTCGCAGGACGGTACGGTCACGGACATCAAAGGTGAGCCGGTGGAAGTCATCGAAGCGCTGATCAAGGTATTTCTCAGAAACGTTCCCGCGGATCGCCAGAATATCCTCAAGGCACGGATGACCCGCATCCTGCTTGAGCATAACCTGCCGCCCTTCGACCTGCTGCTGGCCCAGCAGGAGGCCAGTGCGGACTTCCTGCTGGACGAAAACTGA
- the extO gene encoding selenite/tellurite reduction operon b-type cytochrome iron-sulfur cluster-binding subunit ExtO, producing MILCIVVCCLSAVADTAIAGSCFRCHAGSGRTVHTVFACTVCHLADGRTLGAPDEATRQAASCTACHPGRERIFSQAMTTRLAEQRFVERSYAMVDSGFFGKNCASCHVSSCRDCHGTPWELKKPSVADCQNCHRGYYTGWDYTGRAPREDNMRYQRGGAEKGETWLKMLPDVHYQAGMTCGSCHGMTSLMEGKKSSKGCRDCHRPDPTVLEHGIAAHMERLECYACHSAWAPQEYGTFFLRFRDRSQKEGFDLKPGPDPEYLRSAYLKAQDAPPLGINGAGRVSPIRPQFIAYYTDIQQARLRGGDNRLLVAEWRAFFPHTVQRGSVTCEGCHDNPRRFLLEPASQRIYRTAQDGLGLESFWLQEGQRLVNGSFFSAGRYRQMSSTANPVYARDSVKKWKDILKRVDASSR from the coding sequence ATGATCCTCTGCATCGTCGTCTGCTGTCTGTCGGCGGTCGCTGATACCGCAATCGCCGGAAGCTGCTTCCGCTGCCACGCTGGCAGCGGGCGGACGGTGCACACGGTGTTCGCCTGCACCGTCTGCCATCTGGCCGATGGCCGGACGCTGGGAGCCCCGGACGAAGCGACCCGGCAGGCGGCCAGCTGCACTGCCTGCCATCCGGGGCGGGAGCGGATCTTCAGCCAGGCCATGACCACCCGCCTGGCGGAACAGCGCTTTGTGGAGCGCAGCTACGCCATGGTGGATAGCGGCTTTTTCGGCAAGAACTGCGCCTCCTGCCATGTTTCCAGTTGTCGCGACTGCCACGGCACGCCGTGGGAGCTGAAAAAACCGTCCGTTGCCGACTGCCAGAACTGCCATCGCGGCTATTACACCGGCTGGGACTACACCGGCCGTGCCCCCCGCGAGGACAACATGCGCTACCAGCGGGGGGGGGCGGAGAAAGGGGAGACCTGGCTGAAGATGCTGCCGGATGTCCATTACCAAGCCGGCATGACCTGCGGCAGTTGCCATGGTATGACCAGCCTCATGGAGGGAAAAAAATCGTCGAAAGGGTGCCGGGACTGCCATCGGCCGGACCCGACGGTGCTTGAGCACGGCATAGCGGCCCACATGGAGCGGCTGGAGTGTTACGCCTGCCACTCCGCCTGGGCGCCCCAGGAGTACGGCACCTTTTTCCTCAGGTTCCGCGACCGGTCGCAGAAAGAGGGGTTCGATCTCAAGCCCGGTCCAGATCCCGAGTACCTGCGCAGCGCCTACCTGAAAGCTCAGGATGCGCCGCCCCTGGGGATCAACGGGGCAGGCAGGGTCAGTCCGATCAGACCCCAGTTCATCGCCTACTATACCGATATTCAGCAGGCCCGGCTCAGGGGGGGGGACAATCGGTTGCTGGTCGCCGAGTGGCGGGCCTTCTTCCCCCACACCGTACAGCGGGGGAGCGTCACCTGCGAGGGGTGCCACGACAATCCGCGCCGCTTCCTGCTGGAACCTGCCTCGCAGCGGATCTACCGGACGGCGCAAGACGGCCTGGGGCTTGAGTCATTCTGGCTGCAGGAGGGACAGCGGCTGGTGAACGGCAGTTTTTTTTCTGCCGGTCGTTACCGGCAGATGAGTAGCACCGCCAATCCGGTTTATGCACGGGACTCTGTTAAAAAATGGAAAGATATTCTCAAACGCGTCGACGCTTCCTCCAGGTAG
- a CDS encoding MMPL family transporter, whose protein sequence is MSAPVSSSRLFRFVSRRPWTVLALALLLSALSVAYTLTGMEFLTGRDDLMPRNAPFQQAYREYRSAFGDQEEIVVVVEAEDPALVTRFCDTLHDRLTKEKRLFVDLLYPGGLPYFRQNGLLFMPLEELQAMARTLEMAAPVLTDLAAAPSVKTLFSSLTNQIDDYLAAPDQRKLARLTFMLTTLDKGFSGFDGKNSALSLDSFLKGSGDGKPSMLENAGKQQIIAIRPLKEQDSFVPAEQAIKKVREELAALRQKPEFKGVSAGLTGVPVLEYEEMATSQQDMEKATLLSLTLTVILLLVAFRGWLNTLAAMVSLIVGICVSFGFATLTVGHLNILSMAFAIMLIGLGIEYSIQVVLRYQEELRSGKPQLDAIERGLCGNLRAVTMAAATVALAFATFAFTDFKGIAELGIIATGGIIICVLSTFTVLPAMLVLLSRYQKPVSAPRRELSHSPILQALFRRPLLVTTFTAALALLCLYPLSRMEFDFNMMNLQAKGLEPVRYAYKLMKSKENAGYFGVAIARDRDEAASLTRRLEALSSVAHVVSLQTLVPTHQQEKLALLASLRRSLAGVKPVPYEENLSPLELPSVFEGFHGRVEKLKQHLAAKHLPEAEPVAAFLTTLNTFFAGLEKERDGNALGMLREFQGSMFSGLPEKLTMLMESLQARPVTEADVPASLKERFVAKDGRLLLQIVPKHEIFDKAPLAEFVNQIKSVVPNATGEPVSVYESFRILQDSYLKAFLYAFAGIVVILLITFRSLKLTLVGILPLATGLLLMIGGMGLFGLKFNVANVIVMPLLLGVGIDSAIYILARYRREGETPLQVVTRSAGVGVFLNALTILFSFGALMVARHQGVFSIGAVMSLGMTAIVLAFLLFLPALLLLIDRREKPL, encoded by the coding sequence ATGTCCGCACCCGTTTCCTCCAGTCGTCTGTTCCGCTTTGTATCCCGCCGTCCCTGGACCGTGCTGGCCCTGGCCCTGCTCCTGTCCGCGCTTTCCGTCGCCTACACACTGACCGGTATGGAGTTCCTGACCGGCCGCGACGATCTGATGCCCCGCAACGCACCGTTCCAGCAGGCCTACCGTGAATACCGGTCCGCCTTCGGTGATCAGGAGGAAATCGTGGTGGTGGTGGAAGCGGAGGACCCGGCCCTGGTCACCCGCTTCTGCGACACTCTTCACGACCGGCTCACCAAGGAAAAGCGCCTGTTCGTCGACCTGCTCTACCCCGGCGGTCTTCCCTACTTCCGCCAGAACGGCCTGCTCTTCATGCCGCTGGAGGAGCTGCAGGCCATGGCCCGCACTCTGGAAATGGCTGCACCGGTGCTGACGGATCTGGCGGCGGCGCCCTCGGTGAAAACCCTGTTCAGCTCCCTCACCAACCAGATCGACGACTACCTGGCCGCGCCGGACCAGCGCAAGCTGGCGCGGCTCACCTTCATGCTCACCACCCTGGACAAGGGATTCAGCGGCTTTGACGGCAAAAACTCGGCCCTCTCCCTGGATTCGTTCCTGAAAGGGTCCGGCGACGGCAAACCGTCGATGCTGGAAAACGCCGGCAAGCAGCAGATCATCGCCATCCGCCCCCTGAAGGAGCAGGACAGCTTCGTACCGGCGGAACAGGCCATCAAAAAGGTACGGGAGGAGCTGGCGGCGTTGCGCCAGAAGCCGGAGTTCAAAGGAGTGAGCGCCGGCCTGACCGGCGTGCCGGTTTTGGAATACGAAGAGATGGCCACCAGCCAGCAGGACATGGAAAAAGCCACCCTGCTCTCCCTCACCCTGACCGTGATCCTGCTCCTGGTGGCCTTCCGGGGCTGGCTGAACACCCTGGCCGCCATGGTATCGCTGATCGTCGGCATCTGCGTCTCCTTCGGCTTCGCCACCCTGACGGTGGGACACCTGAACATTCTCTCCATGGCCTTCGCCATCATGTTGATCGGCCTGGGGATCGAATACAGCATCCAGGTGGTGCTCCGCTACCAGGAGGAGTTACGGAGCGGCAAACCGCAGCTCGACGCCATTGAACGGGGGCTGTGCGGCAACCTGCGGGCCGTGACCATGGCCGCCGCCACCGTGGCCCTGGCCTTTGCCACCTTTGCCTTCACCGATTTCAAGGGGATTGCCGAACTGGGGATCATCGCCACCGGCGGCATCATCATCTGCGTGCTGTCCACCTTCACGGTCCTGCCCGCCATGCTGGTCCTGCTGAGCAGGTATCAGAAGCCGGTCAGCGCCCCTCGTCGCGAACTTTCCCACTCCCCCATCCTGCAGGCCCTGTTCCGACGCCCCCTGCTGGTGACCACGTTCACCGCCGCACTGGCGTTGCTCTGCCTGTACCCTCTTTCCCGCATGGAGTTCGACTTCAACATGATGAACCTGCAGGCTAAGGGGCTGGAGCCGGTGCGGTATGCCTACAAGCTGATGAAAAGCAAGGAAAACGCCGGCTACTTCGGGGTGGCCATCGCCCGGGACCGGGATGAGGCTGCCAGCCTGACCAGACGTCTGGAGGCGCTTTCATCGGTTGCGCATGTGGTGAGCCTGCAGACGCTGGTCCCTACGCACCAGCAGGAGAAACTGGCCCTGCTGGCCTCCCTGCGCCGCTCCCTGGCTGGGGTAAAACCGGTGCCGTACGAGGAGAATTTGAGTCCGCTGGAACTGCCATCGGTTTTCGAGGGATTCCACGGGCGGGTTGAAAAACTGAAACAGCACCTTGCCGCGAAGCACCTGCCGGAGGCAGAGCCGGTGGCTGCATTCCTGACCACTCTGAACACGTTCTTTGCCGGCCTGGAGAAAGAGCGGGACGGCAATGCCCTGGGAATGTTGCGGGAGTTCCAGGGGAGCATGTTCTCCGGCCTGCCGGAAAAGCTGACCATGCTCATGGAAAGCCTGCAGGCCCGCCCCGTCACCGAGGCGGATGTCCCCGCCTCCCTGAAGGAGCGTTTCGTTGCCAAGGACGGCCGGCTGCTGCTGCAGATCGTCCCCAAGCACGAGATCTTTGACAAAGCCCCCCTGGCCGAATTCGTCAACCAGATCAAAAGCGTCGTGCCCAACGCCACCGGCGAGCCGGTCAGTGTGTATGAGTCGTTCCGCATCCTGCAGGACTCCTATCTGAAAGCGTTTCTGTACGCCTTTGCCGGTATCGTGGTTATCCTGCTGATCACCTTCCGCAGCCTGAAGCTGACCCTGGTCGGCATCCTGCCGCTGGCGACGGGCCTATTGCTGATGATCGGCGGCATGGGACTCTTCGGCCTCAAGTTCAACGTGGCCAATGTGATCGTCATGCCGCTGCTCCTGGGGGTGGGAATCGACTCGGCCATCTATATCCTGGCCCGCTACCGCCGCGAGGGGGAAACCCCGCTGCAGGTGGTCACGCGCAGTGCCGGGGTGGGGGTCTTTCTCAACGCCCTGACCATCCTGTTCAGTTTCGGTGCCCTGATGGTGGCCCGCCACCAGGGGGTCTTCTCCATCGGTGCCGTGATGTCCCTGGGAATGACCGCTATCGTGCTGGCTTTCCTGCTGTTTCTGCCCGCGCTGCTCCTGCTGATCGACAGACGGGAGAAGCCGCTGTGA
- a CDS encoding cytochrome b N-terminal domain-containing protein: protein MMTDFLKHLFPRVVLEKNLRLSYTFCLGGLAFTAFLLLLLSGLLLVVYYQPTPERAFASILFLEASVPGGAYLRSLHRMASHALLVLVFLHTLRVILTGAYQRPRQLNWVIGFALLCLSLFEAYTGYLLPMDQLAYWATQTGMELLATLPLGESLRRLLVPDGVGQNLSLLRFYALHIVILPLAVLLLCMLHFYRIRKQKGLLPYL, encoded by the coding sequence ATGATGACCGATTTCCTGAAACATCTCTTCCCCCGTGTGGTGCTGGAGAAGAACCTGCGGCTCAGCTATACCTTCTGCCTGGGGGGGCTGGCCTTTACCGCCTTTTTGCTGCTGCTGCTGTCGGGTCTGTTGCTGGTGGTCTACTACCAGCCCACGCCGGAGCGGGCCTTTGCCTCCATCCTCTTCCTGGAGGCATCGGTGCCGGGGGGCGCCTACCTGCGCAGCCTGCACCGGATGGCCTCCCATGCCCTGCTGGTACTGGTTTTCCTGCACACCCTGCGGGTGATCCTGACCGGTGCCTACCAGCGGCCCCGCCAACTCAACTGGGTCATCGGCTTTGCACTGCTCTGCCTGTCGCTGTTCGAGGCGTACACCGGCTACCTGCTGCCCATGGATCAACTGGCCTACTGGGCCACCCAGACCGGTATGGAGCTTTTGGCCACCCTGCCGCTGGGGGAGAGCCTGCGCCGCCTGCTGGTGCCGGACGGGGTGGGGCAGAACCTGTCGCTTTTGCGTTTTTACGCCCTGCATATCGTGATCCTGCCCCTGGCGGTGCTGCTGCTTTGCATGCTGCACTTCTACCGGATCAGGAAACAGAAAGGTCTGCTGCCCTACCTGTGA
- the extQ gene encoding selenite/tellurite reduction operon b-type cytochrome membrane protein ExtQ yields the protein MKNGYVKSSPHFFRLIGRAMLLCILVVSALAALVPAPLEQAANPAQTPNPAKSAWFLLWTQELVSHSNGLAWLILAVAFLFLLLPWLPGSGHVYPARWFPRSQRGVNLLTVLTFLAIVALTVVALFFRGANWSFVPSF from the coding sequence GTGAAAAACGGCTATGTGAAAAGCAGTCCCCACTTTTTCCGGCTGATCGGCCGGGCCATGCTGCTCTGCATCCTGGTGGTGTCGGCGCTGGCCGCCCTGGTCCCGGCGCCGCTGGAGCAGGCGGCCAATCCGGCCCAGACCCCCAACCCGGCCAAGTCGGCCTGGTTTCTGCTCTGGACCCAGGAGCTGGTCAGCCACTCCAACGGGCTGGCCTGGCTGATCCTGGCCGTGGCGTTCTTGTTTCTGCTGCTTCCCTGGCTGCCCGGCAGCGGTCACGTCTACCCGGCCCGCTGGTTTCCCCGTTCGCAGCGAGGGGTGAACCTGCTGACGGTACTGACGTTTCTCGCCATCGTGGCGCTGACGGTTGTTGCCCTGTTTTTCAGGGGGGCCAATTGGTCGTTCGTACCTTCCTTCTGA
- a CDS encoding cation-translocating P-type ATPase, which produces MEQVNWHVITVDETLGLLDVDPATGLSAAGSARRRARYGANELREQGGRTPLRILGEQFTSTMALILTAAALVSGAAGSLKDAVTIFAIVILFALLGFVQDYRAERAIAALRRLAVPLVRVRRDAAVLDIPASELVPGDIVLLEAGSTVPADCRLLEAHGLRVQESLLTGESEAVEKQTDPLVERSLPLGDRRNLLYMGTQVVAGRAVAVVTATGMSTELGRIATLLQQVGQEWTPLQKRLDRLGKVLAVVSVVIAALIFVIGLLRGEGVREMLLMAVSVAVAAIPEGLPAVVTITLALGAQRMLRRHALIRRLPAVETLGSVTVICSDKTGTLTENRMTVSRLETFTGPCDTDRDGTERLLLAVGALCNDAVLTVEEGREQVLGDPTEGALVVAAAERGLFREELACSLPRIAEIPFDSVTKRMITVHRIAGTVDGLRFPEPLPPEGKLLAAKGALDALFALCDRLLVGETLEPLDEHQRAVLQQAADRFAADGQRVLALAARVLGPGEDDRLESLDHGFVCLGLAALADPPRSEAREAVLRCRSAGIRPVMITGDHPLTALAIARRVGIDHSAGALTGPELDSLSDAAFDAAVGSVSVYARVAPEHKLRIVASLQHQGAVVAMTGDGVNDAPALKRADVGVAMGRVGTDVAREASDMVLLDDNFATIVAAVEEGRTIYDNIRKFVVFSVAGNTGKILAVLLLPFLGLPMPLTPLQLLWLNLLTDGLLGLGMGVERPEPDVMRRPPIAGGSQIFDRATVRYVLLTGTLIGGSCMAVSWLVWRSGGPWQTVLFVSLALAQVAQAMALRSFRSSFFNMGLFSNPLLLAMALAVVLLQGLAVYLPALQVFFRTVPLVSAELVLILLPAVAVFLLLEGEKWAGRRTPVPANGPDVPDTTKERP; this is translated from the coding sequence GTGGAACAGGTGAATTGGCATGTCATAACCGTTGATGAGACCCTCGGACTGCTTGACGTTGATCCGGCGACCGGTCTTTCCGCCGCCGGGAGTGCCCGGCGACGGGCGCGATATGGCGCCAACGAACTACGGGAACAGGGAGGGCGTACGCCGCTCCGGATACTCGGGGAGCAGTTCACCTCCACCATGGCCCTGATCCTGACTGCTGCCGCGCTGGTGTCGGGAGCGGCGGGCTCCCTGAAGGACGCCGTTACCATTTTTGCCATCGTAATCCTGTTTGCCCTGCTTGGTTTTGTCCAGGACTACCGCGCGGAGCGGGCCATTGCCGCCTTGCGCCGGCTTGCCGTGCCGCTGGTGCGGGTACGTCGTGACGCTGCGGTACTGGATATTCCGGCATCGGAGCTGGTGCCGGGGGATATCGTGCTGCTGGAGGCCGGCAGTACCGTGCCGGCGGACTGCCGCCTGCTGGAGGCCCATGGCCTGCGGGTGCAGGAGTCGCTCCTCACCGGCGAGTCGGAGGCGGTGGAGAAACAGACCGATCCGCTGGTGGAGCGGAGCTTGCCGCTGGGAGACCGGCGCAACCTGCTGTACATGGGTACCCAGGTGGTGGCGGGGCGGGCCGTGGCCGTGGTGACCGCCACCGGCATGTCGACCGAGCTGGGCAGGATCGCCACGCTGCTGCAGCAGGTGGGGCAGGAATGGACACCGCTGCAGAAGCGGCTGGACCGGTTGGGTAAAGTGCTGGCGGTGGTGTCGGTGGTGATCGCGGCCCTGATCTTCGTCATCGGCCTGCTGCGGGGCGAAGGGGTGCGGGAGATGCTGCTGATGGCGGTCAGCGTGGCGGTGGCCGCCATTCCGGAGGGGCTGCCAGCGGTGGTGACCATCACCCTGGCCCTGGGGGCGCAGCGGATGCTCCGGCGCCATGCCCTGATCCGGCGCCTGCCGGCAGTGGAAACCCTGGGGTCGGTGACGGTGATCTGCAGCGACAAGACCGGTACCCTGACCGAAAACAGAATGACGGTGAGCAGGCTGGAGACGTTCACGGGGCCGTGCGACACTGACCGTGACGGGACCGAGCGGCTGTTGCTGGCTGTCGGTGCACTCTGTAATGATGCGGTGCTGACGGTTGAGGAGGGGCGGGAGCAGGTGCTGGGTGATCCCACGGAAGGAGCCCTGGTAGTGGCGGCGGCGGAGCGGGGGCTGTTCCGCGAGGAGCTGGCCTGTTCCCTGCCACGTATCGCCGAGATTCCCTTTGACTCGGTAACCAAGCGGATGATTACCGTGCATCGGATCGCCGGCACGGTGGATGGGCTCCGCTTTCCGGAGCCGTTGCCGCCGGAGGGAAAGCTGCTGGCGGCCAAAGGGGCGCTGGATGCGCTGTTTGCGCTCTGTGACCGTCTGCTGGTGGGAGAAACGCTCGAACCGCTGGATGAGCACCAGCGTGCCGTTCTGCAGCAGGCGGCCGACCGTTTTGCCGCCGACGGTCAGCGGGTGCTGGCCCTAGCTGCCCGTGTCCTGGGGCCCGGGGAGGATGACCGGCTTGAATCCCTGGATCATGGCTTTGTCTGTCTCGGACTGGCGGCTCTGGCCGACCCTCCCCGTTCCGAAGCGCGGGAGGCGGTGCTGCGCTGCCGCTCCGCCGGCATTCGGCCGGTGATGATCACCGGGGACCACCCCTTGACAGCGCTGGCCATTGCCCGCCGGGTAGGGATCGATCATTCGGCAGGTGCCCTGACCGGTCCGGAGCTGGACTCGCTATCCGATGCGGCGTTTGATGCTGCTGTGGGCAGCGTGTCGGTCTACGCCCGGGTGGCTCCGGAACACAAGCTGCGTATCGTGGCCTCGCTCCAGCACCAGGGCGCAGTGGTGGCCATGACCGGGGACGGGGTCAACGACGCGCCGGCCCTGAAACGGGCCGATGTGGGGGTGGCCATGGGCAGGGTGGGGACCGACGTGGCCCGGGAGGCCTCCGACATGGTGCTTCTGGACGACAACTTCGCCACTATCGTGGCGGCGGTGGAGGAGGGGCGCACCATCTACGACAATATCCGCAAGTTCGTGGTCTTCTCGGTGGCGGGCAACACCGGCAAGATTCTGGCGGTGCTCCTCCTGCCGTTTCTGGGCCTGCCGATGCCGCTCACGCCGCTGCAACTGCTCTGGCTCAATCTGCTCACCGACGGCCTGCTGGGGTTGGGCATGGGAGTGGAGCGGCCGGAACCGGATGTGATGCGGCGGCCTCCCATCGCCGGCGGCAGTCAGATATTCGACCGTGCCACGGTCCGTTACGTGCTGCTGACCGGAACGCTGATCGGTGGCTCCTGCATGGCGGTTTCCTGGCTGGTATGGCGGAGTGGCGGTCCCTGGCAGACGGTGTTATTCGTCTCGCTGGCCCTGGCGCAGGTGGCCCAGGCCATGGCCCTGCGCTCCTTCCGCAGCTCCTTCTTCAACATGGGGCTGTTCAGCAATCCGTTGCTCCTGGCCATGGCCCTGGCTGTGGTGCTGTTGCAGGGGCTGGCGGTCTACCTTCCCGCCCTGCAGGTATTCTTCCGCACGGTTCCGCTTGTTTCGGCCGAGCTGGTGCTGATCCTGCTGCCCGCCGTGGCGGTGTTTCTGTTGCTTGAAGGTGAAAAATGGGCGGGACGGCGCACGCCGGTTCCAGCAAACGGTCCGGATGTTCCGGACACGACCAAGGAGAGACCATGA
- a CDS encoding QcrA and Rieske domain-containing protein: MERYSQTRRRFLQVVLGLGSLELLRRYLTPRNLPGQRVLLTVRRDELPAEGALVFRDARIALVRIQGRLTALSLVCTHLGCTVNVHADGLSCPCHGSRFDRDGMVLEGPAVRPLARYRLEEQGEKIMVLAS, translated from the coding sequence ATGGAAAGATATTCTCAAACGCGTCGACGCTTCCTCCAGGTAGTGCTGGGGCTCGGCTCCCTGGAACTGCTGCGGCGGTATCTCACGCCCCGTAATCTTCCCGGACAGCGGGTACTGCTTACGGTGCGCCGTGACGAGCTGCCGGCCGAAGGGGCCCTGGTGTTCCGCGACGCCCGCATAGCCCTGGTGCGCATCCAGGGGCGCTTGACAGCGCTGAGCCTGGTCTGTACCCATCTGGGCTGTACCGTGAACGTGCATGCCGACGGGCTTTCCTGTCCCTGTCACGGCAGCCGCTTCGACCGTGACGGCATGGTGCTGGAGGGGCCGGCGGTGCGGCCGCTGGCCCGCTACCGGCTGGAGGAACAGGGGGAGAAAATCATGGTGCTGGCGTCATGA